The proteins below come from a single Streptococcus porcinus genomic window:
- a CDS encoding DeoR/GlpR family DNA-binding transcription regulator — MNRLEKIIQLVSDHKRIDVNSLSKHLGVSKVTVRKDLDKLESKGLLHREHGYAVLNSGDNLNVRLSYNYNIKRKIAEKAAELVQDNDTIMIESGSTCALLAEVLCQTKRNIKIITNSCFIANFLRQYDSCQIILLGGNYQPNSEVTVGPLLKQMVDLFHVDRVFAGTDGFSPKIGFMCKDMMRCESVQYMADAAEETIILTDSSKFLKASLVQQLSLDRVGRVITDQNLDKESQQLLNSFGIVLDYV, encoded by the coding sequence ATGAACAGATTAGAGAAAATCATTCAATTAGTTTCGGATCATAAACGTATTGATGTTAACAGTTTATCAAAACATTTAGGAGTTTCGAAAGTAACCGTTCGAAAGGATTTAGATAAACTAGAGAGTAAAGGCCTTTTACATCGAGAACATGGTTATGCTGTTTTAAATAGTGGTGATAACTTAAATGTACGCTTGTCCTACAATTACAATATTAAACGGAAAATCGCAGAAAAAGCGGCCGAATTGGTCCAAGACAATGATACAATTATGATTGAGTCGGGCTCAACTTGTGCTTTATTAGCAGAGGTCCTTTGTCAGACGAAACGCAACATCAAAATCATTACCAATTCTTGTTTCATTGCTAATTTTCTAAGGCAATATGATTCTTGTCAGATTATTTTATTAGGTGGCAATTATCAGCCTAATTCTGAGGTAACGGTTGGACCTTTACTTAAACAGATGGTTGATCTTTTCCATGTTGATCGGGTTTTTGCAGGAACGGATGGCTTTAGCCCCAAAATTGGTTTTATGTGTAAAGACATGATGCGTTGTGAAAGTGTACAATATATGGCGGATGCGGCGGAAGAAACGATTATTCTGACTGATTCTAGTAAGTTTTTAAAAGCTAGTCTGGTTCAACAGCTTAGCCTTGACCGGGTGGGGCGTGTTATTACTGATCAAAACCTTGATAAAGAGAGTCAACAACTGCTAAACTCCTTTGGGATTGTTTTAGACTATGTCTGA
- a CDS encoding PTS sugar transporter subunit IIB: protein MMKIGLFCAAGFSTGMLVNNMKVAAEKRGIECQIEAYSQGKLADYAPQIDVALLGPQVSYTLESSEAICQEHGIPIAVIPMADYGMLDGEKVLDLALGLVKR, encoded by the coding sequence ATGATGAAAATTGGCTTATTTTGTGCAGCAGGTTTCTCTACAGGTATGCTGGTTAATAATATGAAGGTAGCAGCTGAAAAAAGAGGAATAGAATGTCAGATAGAGGCTTATTCTCAAGGGAAATTGGCAGATTATGCCCCTCAGATTGATGTCGCTCTTTTAGGTCCTCAAGTTTCTTATACTTTAGAAAGTTCAGAAGCTATCTGTCAAGAACATGGTATCCCAATTGCAGTTATCCCAATGGCTGATTATGGGATGTTGGACGGTGAAAAAGTGCTTGACCTAGCCTTAGGCCTTGTTAAACGATAG
- a CDS encoding sugar-binding transcriptional regulator, giving the protein MREEKRRMLAKLAYLFYVEGKSQTQIAEETGIYRTTVSRMLAKAKKEGIVRIEIADYDTHLFGLEEYVRQKYGLEKIDIVPNDPEDSLANTQSKLARTAAEVLRNTVRDGDKIGIAWGATLSSVIDELDPKSMTGVCVCPLAGGPSHINVQFHVNTLVYRLARIFQGKSTFINAMAVQENKDLTNGILQSKYFESLLESWNQLDLAIVGIGGEAHSGEKSQWLDLLTTADFEQLKKEEAVGEVCCRFFDQYGNPVYLGLQERTIGISLKQLEQVPKTLAVARGAYKAKAILAALKAGFINYLVTDKDTLMRVLELDDDLENVKHFC; this is encoded by the coding sequence ATGAGAGAAGAAAAGCGGCGCATGCTGGCTAAGCTGGCTTACTTATTTTATGTTGAGGGCAAAAGCCAGACACAGATTGCTGAGGAGACGGGGATTTATCGCACAACTGTTAGTCGTATGCTGGCAAAGGCGAAAAAAGAAGGTATTGTTCGTATCGAGATTGCTGACTATGATACGCATCTGTTTGGTTTAGAAGAGTATGTTCGGCAAAAATATGGTTTGGAAAAAATTGATATTGTGCCAAACGACCCAGAGGATAGTCTAGCTAATACTCAAAGTAAGCTTGCAAGAACAGCAGCTGAGGTTTTGCGTAATACGGTTAGAGATGGGGATAAAATTGGGATTGCTTGGGGAGCAACCTTGTCCAGTGTAATTGATGAGCTGGACCCTAAATCCATGACGGGTGTCTGTGTTTGTCCACTTGCAGGTGGCCCTAGCCATATTAATGTTCAATTCCATGTTAATACTTTAGTTTACCGGCTGGCTAGAATTTTTCAAGGCAAGAGTACTTTTATTAATGCTATGGCCGTGCAGGAAAATAAAGACCTTACTAATGGGATCTTACAGTCTAAATATTTTGAAAGTTTATTAGAAAGCTGGAATCAGCTTGATTTAGCTATAGTGGGGATTGGTGGCGAAGCGCATAGTGGGGAAAAAAGTCAGTGGCTTGATTTGTTAACCACTGCTGATTTTGAACAGTTAAAAAAGGAAGAGGCGGTAGGTGAAGTTTGTTGCCGTTTCTTTGATCAGTACGGTAATCCTGTTTACTTAGGTTTGCAAGAACGAACCATCGGTATCTCGCTCAAGCAATTGGAACAGGTACCAAAAACGTTAGCCGTTGCAAGGGGAGCTTATAAAGCAAAAGCTATCTTGGCAGCACTGAAGGCGGGTTTTATTAACTATTTAGTGACAGATAAAGACACCTTGATGCGTGTGCTAGAGTTAGATGATGACCTTGAAAACGTCAAACACTTTTGCTAA
- a CDS encoding PTS lactose/cellobiose transporter subunit IIA, producing the protein MELIVPDQIIMGLILNAGDAKQHIYQALKFAKSQDYENSDREMALADNALLEAHNLQTQFLAQEASGNKSDISALFVHSQDHLMTTITEINLIKEIIDLRKELATK; encoded by the coding sequence ATGGAATTAATCGTGCCTGATCAAATTATAATGGGTTTAATTTTAAATGCTGGAGATGCCAAACAGCATATCTATCAAGCGTTGAAGTTTGCAAAATCTCAGGACTATGAAAATAGTGACCGTGAGATGGCACTTGCTGACAATGCTCTATTAGAAGCACATAATTTGCAGACCCAGTTTTTAGCTCAGGAAGCGAGTGGGAATAAATCAGATATATCAGCTTTATTTGTCCACTCACAAGATCACTTGATGACAACTATTACTGAAATTAATTTGATTAAAGAAATTATTGATCTTCGTAAAGAATTAGCAACTAAGTAG